One genomic segment of Vicinamibacterales bacterium includes these proteins:
- a CDS encoding DUF92 domain-containing protein gives MNRAPHSESARQIVHISMGAFALLLRWTAWWQAMALAGGALLFNVFVLPHVAGRLYRPGDRGAGLHGIVYYPISVLALLLLFPHRLDSVAAAWGILAAGDGAATLAGRAIGGARWPWNRDKTVAGSVAFFVAGTAMGVGLALWCRPVATVPMAFAAFAVPVAALAAAFVETIPIKLDDNLSVSLSAGGVLWLGAMVVARRVDYHHGDFFEDEYVAVALPNLRVALALAANALVAVAGYAGRSVSIAGAICGAIIGIAIFVSLGWQGWLLLLLTFVAASVASRLGLARKQRLGIDEDRGGRRGPGNAIANTGAAAIAALLAGLDVHPEAARLAFVAALATAGSDTIASEIGKAYGRRTFSIRSFSRVVPGTSGAMSLEGTAAGVLGALGLGAAAAAIGLIPLSELAAVVVGASVGALVESWLGATLEEPGILNNDVLNFINSTVGIAVTLAVSQGLR, from the coding sequence ATGAACCGCGCCCCGCATTCCGAGTCGGCCCGTCAGATCGTCCACATCTCGATGGGTGCGTTCGCGCTGCTGCTGCGCTGGACGGCGTGGTGGCAGGCGATGGCGCTTGCCGGCGGCGCGCTCCTGTTCAACGTCTTCGTGCTGCCGCACGTCGCCGGCCGGCTGTACCGTCCCGGCGATCGGGGGGCGGGGCTGCACGGCATCGTCTACTACCCGATTTCGGTTCTGGCGCTGCTGCTGCTCTTTCCACACCGCCTCGACAGCGTCGCTGCGGCGTGGGGCATTCTCGCCGCGGGCGATGGCGCGGCCACGCTGGCGGGCCGCGCCATCGGCGGCGCCCGCTGGCCATGGAATCGCGACAAGACCGTCGCCGGCTCGGTGGCGTTCTTCGTTGCCGGCACCGCGATGGGCGTCGGGCTTGCGCTGTGGTGCCGGCCGGTCGCGACGGTGCCGATGGCGTTCGCGGCCTTCGCCGTTCCCGTCGCCGCGCTCGCGGCAGCGTTCGTCGAGACGATTCCGATCAAGCTCGACGACAACCTCTCGGTCTCGCTGTCAGCCGGCGGTGTGCTGTGGCTCGGCGCAATGGTCGTGGCTCGCCGTGTCGACTATCACCACGGCGACTTCTTCGAGGACGAGTATGTCGCGGTAGCGCTTCCCAACCTCCGCGTCGCCCTCGCACTCGCCGCCAACGCCCTCGTCGCCGTGGCCGGCTACGCAGGGCGGAGTGTCTCGATCGCCGGCGCGATCTGCGGCGCCATCATCGGCATCGCCATCTTCGTGTCGCTCGGCTGGCAGGGCTGGCTGCTGCTGCTGCTGACGTTCGTCGCGGCGTCGGTCGCGTCGCGCCTGGGCCTTGCCCGCAAGCAGCGGCTCGGGATCGACGAGGACCGCGGTGGACGCCGCGGTCCTGGCAATGCCATCGCCAACACCGGCGCCGCCGCGATCGCGGCGCTCCTCGCCGGGCTCGACGTCCATCCCGAGGCCGCGCGCCTGGCATTCGTCGCGGCGCTCGCGACCGCCGGCAGCGACACCATCGCCAGCGAGATCGGCAAGGCATACGGACGCCGCACGTTCTCGATCAGGTCGTTCTCGCGGGTCGTGCCCGGCACCTCCGGCGCGATGTCGCTCGAAGGAACCGCCGCCGGCGTACTCGGCGCGCTCGGACTGGGTGCAGCCGCTGCCGCGATTGGCCTCATTCCGCTGTCCGAGCTTGCCGCAGTCGTAGTCGGCGCCAGCGTTGGCGCGCTCGTCGAGAGCTGGCTGGGCGCGACGCTCGAAGAGCCGGGTATCCTGAACAACGACGTGCTCAATTTCATCAACTCGACTGTCGGCATCGCCGTGACGCTCGCCGTGTCGCAAGGGCTGCGTTGA
- a CDS encoding GDP-mannose 4,6-dehydratase — translation MHGAALITGATGFAGGHLVDLLVGSGVEVWGLAHRGGAPPRPRDGLRWATVDVLDRTAVRDVLEQARPAAIYHCAGHADVHEAWKAPARALRLNVLGTHTLLEACREVQLTCRVVVTGSAMIYAQRTAPIAEDDPIAPNHPYGVSKLAQEMTAAASGLPVLLARPFNHAGPRQSPAYVSSAFAQQIARIEAGLAPPVLRVGNLDAQRDITDVRDTVRAYRALIDSGTPLRPYNVCSGRGYRMRDLLDALLSHARVRVSVEVDPERLRPSDNPVVVGNHARLSADTGWQPRIPIERTLADLLEYWRSVTPAA, via the coding sequence GTGCACGGCGCTGCGCTGATCACGGGAGCGACGGGGTTCGCGGGCGGCCACCTGGTGGACCTGCTCGTTGGCTCGGGCGTCGAGGTCTGGGGGCTCGCCCACCGCGGCGGCGCCCCGCCGCGGCCGCGCGACGGCCTTCGCTGGGCGACCGTCGACGTGCTCGATCGGACCGCCGTCCGCGACGTGCTCGAGCAGGCCCGACCGGCGGCGATCTACCACTGTGCCGGACATGCCGACGTCCACGAGGCGTGGAAGGCGCCGGCGCGCGCGCTGCGGCTGAACGTGCTCGGCACCCACACGCTGCTCGAGGCGTGCCGCGAGGTGCAGCTCACCTGCCGAGTCGTGGTCACCGGGTCGGCGATGATCTATGCGCAGCGCACGGCACCGATTGCCGAGGACGATCCGATCGCCCCGAACCACCCCTACGGCGTGAGCAAGCTGGCGCAGGAGATGACGGCGGCCGCGTCGGGTCTGCCGGTGCTGCTGGCGCGGCCGTTCAACCACGCCGGGCCTCGGCAGTCGCCGGCCTACGTGAGTTCCGCCTTCGCGCAGCAGATCGCCCGCATCGAGGCCGGGCTCGCCCCGCCGGTGCTCCGCGTTGGCAACCTCGACGCGCAGCGCGACATCACCGACGTGCGCGACACGGTGCGCGCCTATCGGGCGCTGATCGACTCGGGCACGCCGCTCCGCCCCTACAACGTCTGCAGCGGGCGCGGCTACCGGATGCGTGACCTGCTCGACGCGCTGCTGTCGCACGCGCGCGTGCGCGTCAGCGTCGAGGTCGACCCCGAGCGGCTTCGCCCGAGCGACAATCCGGTCGTCGTCGGCAACCATGCGCGGCTGAGCGCCGACACCGGCTGGCAGCCGCGCATCCCGATCGAGCGCACGCTCGCGGATCTGCTCGAGTACTGGCGGTCCGTGACGCCGGCGGCATGA